A section of the Corynebacterium auris genome encodes:
- a CDS encoding amidohydrolase family protein produces MDALNSRRGFVQGGVAVAATAALLEPGTFAPRAHAGGAGTTVSTATNITLSTHPGSDVTIIDVGNVLWRLPAGGGQACRLTDDVEDATWPSLTPNGRTVVFQSFRHGTYDLCALDLHTGAVTRLTAGTEDDQDPHVSPHGKDIVFISDAGGTSAVCRIGVRGGDRHVLIGTDDQRSYHSPRWHPDGKHIVYVADDTHIEQLHITTGSTKTLRTVEEGPTIRGLSYSPSGKLIYVVSHTPQAWLEHDGQRLTDPEDEEPAPLPAAWLSDTEFMYSTSGEIRRRTLNGTSTSAVPFEVALSAAAAPAAIKPRLDLEAHGPALGLTGAALSPDGDRICFRALNALWLTDASGDTSVVVDDGYFNADPTWEPDGAAIIYTSDRKGIVNLWRHVLADGTDTQLTFEKNGALLPSVSPDGASVVFHDEAGGTHRLELASGTVTELLTGHETPGKATWSPDSQKIAMAVHQLASPRSDSGLNEMLVLDLASGETFTQPFSPGLSIATRNHDGPVWAADGTALYAVCESRLHRVPVDQSGRTTAEATVASDAIADGVTSSASGEVAFLSLGTFHLLTASADVRPSLDYTRQARPERFTLRAGRLWNGVDEDYQRNVDVTIEDGTITNIRPADESRMADLDASPYTLIPGLIDMHNHWHMRGRAWGNRQGRLWLAYGVTTSRSAGDLAYEARETREATHAGTGIGPRFLNNGEPLDGNRYSFGFMRCVTSAEQVDREIERILALGYSCVKSYQRLPVTLERRLVDGLAAHGIPVISHYVYPAVASGLHGMEHTGGGNRLGYSRTLSAAKGLTAADTVSLLSGGDFWVSSTLLFAAEVHADSRDLVDDERTRVLYPWWDYRRLQDKADQAATDPDPINLAWTRGDVDLLRSVNEAGGLVVLGTDAPLDDLGVSIHTNLRALVRHGFTPVDALRTGMVNAAKALGASELLGQLTVGAHADMLIIDGDPLADIADTARIRDVFVDGHRHRISDLLDPYRDPSDATGSVALTMTAHTCCRRRK; encoded by the coding sequence ATGGACGCACTCAACAGCCGACGAGGATTCGTCCAGGGCGGCGTCGCCGTCGCGGCCACCGCCGCCCTGCTCGAACCCGGCACCTTCGCACCCCGCGCGCACGCCGGCGGGGCGGGCACCACCGTCAGCACGGCCACGAACATCACGCTGAGCACGCATCCCGGCAGCGACGTCACGATCATCGACGTCGGCAATGTGCTGTGGCGCTTGCCCGCCGGAGGCGGGCAAGCGTGCCGCCTCACCGACGATGTCGAAGACGCCACCTGGCCGAGCCTGACCCCGAACGGGCGCACCGTCGTGTTCCAGTCATTCCGGCACGGCACCTACGATCTGTGCGCCCTCGACCTGCACACCGGCGCCGTCACCCGTCTGACCGCGGGTACCGAGGACGACCAGGACCCGCACGTCTCGCCCCACGGCAAGGACATCGTGTTCATCTCCGACGCCGGAGGCACCAGTGCCGTGTGTCGTATCGGCGTGCGAGGCGGAGACCGGCATGTCCTCATCGGGACCGACGACCAACGGTCCTACCACTCACCGCGGTGGCATCCCGACGGCAAGCACATCGTCTATGTCGCCGACGACACTCACATCGAACAGCTCCACATCACGACCGGCAGCACGAAAACACTGCGCACGGTCGAGGAGGGCCCTACCATCCGGGGACTGTCGTACTCGCCATCGGGCAAGTTGATCTACGTCGTCTCGCACACCCCGCAGGCGTGGCTCGAACACGACGGGCAACGCCTCACTGACCCCGAGGACGAAGAGCCCGCACCGCTGCCGGCGGCGTGGCTATCGGACACGGAGTTCATGTATTCCACCAGCGGGGAGATCCGCCGGCGCACGCTCAATGGAACAAGCACGTCTGCCGTGCCGTTCGAGGTCGCTCTGTCGGCGGCGGCCGCCCCTGCGGCGATCAAGCCGCGCCTGGATCTGGAGGCGCATGGTCCCGCACTCGGGCTGACCGGGGCGGCGCTGTCCCCGGACGGTGACCGGATCTGTTTCCGCGCGCTCAACGCCTTATGGCTGACCGATGCCTCCGGCGACACCAGCGTGGTCGTAGACGACGGCTACTTCAACGCCGATCCCACCTGGGAACCCGACGGGGCCGCGATCATCTACACCAGCGACCGCAAAGGAATCGTCAACTTGTGGCGCCACGTCCTTGCCGACGGCACGGACACGCAGCTGACATTCGAGAAGAACGGTGCGCTCCTACCATCGGTGTCACCGGACGGCGCGTCGGTGGTGTTCCACGATGAAGCCGGCGGCACGCATCGGCTCGAGCTCGCCTCCGGCACGGTCACCGAACTGCTGACCGGGCACGAGACACCGGGAAAGGCGACGTGGTCGCCTGACTCTCAGAAGATCGCGATGGCCGTGCACCAGCTGGCCTCGCCACGCTCGGACAGCGGCCTCAACGAGATGCTCGTCCTCGACCTCGCCAGCGGTGAGACGTTCACCCAACCATTCTCACCGGGTCTGTCGATCGCGACACGCAACCACGACGGCCCCGTCTGGGCTGCCGATGGCACCGCTCTCTACGCGGTCTGCGAAAGCAGGCTGCACCGCGTCCCAGTCGACCAGTCCGGACGGACCACTGCCGAGGCCACCGTCGCCTCCGACGCGATCGCCGACGGGGTCACCAGCTCCGCATCGGGAGAGGTCGCGTTCCTGTCTTTGGGCACGTTCCATCTGCTCACCGCCTCTGCCGACGTACGGCCGTCCCTCGATTACACCCGGCAGGCACGACCCGAGCGGTTCACGCTGCGCGCCGGACGACTCTGGAACGGGGTGGACGAGGACTACCAGCGCAACGTCGACGTCACGATTGAGGACGGCACGATCACCAATATCCGGCCTGCCGACGAGTCCCGGATGGCAGATCTCGACGCCTCGCCGTACACGCTGATCCCGGGGTTGATCGACATGCACAACCACTGGCACATGCGAGGCCGGGCCTGGGGAAACCGGCAAGGCCGCCTCTGGCTGGCCTACGGGGTGACCACCAGCCGCTCGGCCGGCGACCTCGCCTACGAAGCACGCGAGACACGCGAAGCCACCCACGCCGGCACCGGCATCGGTCCGCGGTTCCTCAACAACGGCGAGCCTCTCGACGGCAACCGGTACTCGTTCGGGTTCATGCGGTGCGTGACTTCGGCTGAGCAGGTCGACCGGGAGATCGAACGCATCCTCGCCCTCGGCTACAGCTGCGTGAAGTCCTACCAGCGCCTCCCCGTCACCCTCGAGCGCCGACTCGTCGACGGGCTCGCCGCCCATGGGATTCCCGTGATCTCCCACTACGTCTACCCCGCAGTCGCCTCGGGTCTGCACGGCATGGAGCACACCGGCGGCGGGAACCGGCTCGGCTATTCCCGCACCCTCAGCGCCGCGAAAGGACTCACCGCGGCCGACACCGTGTCCCTGCTCTCGGGCGGAGACTTCTGGGTGTCATCGACTCTGCTGTTCGCAGCGGAAGTCCACGCCGACTCCCGCGACCTCGTTGACGATGAACGCACCCGGGTGCTCTACCCCTGGTGGGACTACCGCCGCCTCCAGGACAAGGCCGATCAAGCTGCCACGGACCCCGACCCCATCAACCTGGCATGGACCCGCGGCGACGTGGACCTGTTGCGGTCGGTGAACGAAGCCGGCGGCCTCGTGGTGCTCGGTACCGATGCCCCCTTGGACGACCTCGGCGTCAGCATTCACACCAATCTCCGGGCCCTCGTCCGCCACGGCTTCACCCCGGTGGACGCACTGCGCACCGGAATGGTCAACGCGGCCAAAGCCCTCGGAGCCAGCGAACTCCTCGGACAACTCACCGTCGGGGCACATGCCGACATGCTCATCATTGACGGCGACCCCCTGGCCGATATCGCCGATACCGCCAGGATTCGCGACGTGTTCGTCGACGGCCACCGGCACCGAATCTCGGACCTGCTCGACCCCTACCGCGACCCGTCGGACGCCACCGGCAGCGTCGCACTGACCATGACCGCACACACGTGCTGCAGAAGGAGAAAGTAA
- a CDS encoding GNAT family N-acetyltransferase codes for MFHLDQPITTSRLIIRPFTPADEDDMFDFESRDDVARYLFNEPRTRADNADELAKRVTQTKLENDGDTLLLAVDYNGTVIGYVLLTLLSRDNSQGEFGYVFHPEYQGKGLASEAAVEMLRLGFETLNLHRIIGRCDPRNDASARLMERLGLRKEAHFRELEIFKGEWGDEFTFAMLKKEWDQRKHTG; via the coding sequence ATGTTCCACCTCGATCAGCCCATCACTACCTCCCGCCTGATCATCAGACCATTCACACCCGCAGACGAAGACGACATGTTCGACTTCGAATCCCGCGACGACGTCGCGAGGTACCTCTTCAACGAGCCCCGCACGCGCGCGGACAACGCCGACGAACTGGCCAAGCGGGTGACCCAGACCAAACTCGAAAACGACGGGGACACCCTCCTGCTGGCCGTCGACTATAACGGCACCGTCATCGGCTACGTGCTGCTGACGCTGCTGAGCCGGGACAACTCCCAGGGCGAGTTCGGATATGTCTTCCACCCCGAATACCAGGGCAAAGGACTCGCCTCGGAAGCGGCCGTCGAAATGCTCCGACTGGGATTCGAGACCCTGAACCTGCACCGCATCATCGGGCGATGCGACCCGAGAAACGACGCCTCCGCCCGGCTCATGGAACGACTCGGGCTGCGCAAGGAAGCTCACTTCCGCGAGCTGGAGATCTTCAAGGGCGAATGGGGTGACGAGTTCACCTTCGCCATGCTCAAGAAGGAATGGGACCAAAGAAAGCACACCGGATGA
- a CDS encoding MFS transporter, translating to MTHDNGNTRPGTFDAGTPAPADTRTQRGRWIVLTAVSLGLLLATIDTSILYIAVPVLEDALGASTSESLWIINMYPLVMTGLLLGTGTLGDRYGHKRVFLLGIALFGLASLIAAFSPTPGILIFSRALLAIGAALMLPATLAIIRITFDDERERNIAIAVWSSVSIGGIAFGPLVGGLLLEWFWWGSVFLINVPIVIVTFILTAIFAPKAAEESAVPWDLVSSIWALMGLTGLVAAIKEIASTSPSATITGISLVAALVGFALFVTRQRRLDTPLLDFTIFRNAAVSAGVLAAGLSTFVFAGIGAVTSLYFQATAGYTPLQAGLLVGCIAVGATITSLASGSLLTRIGPRALLLVAAVLAGLGYGLATLTLNAHITWLGLSLFVAGTGIGVLITVASSTIITNVAPERAGMASAVEEVSYEFGSLLSVTVLGSIYTTITALSTSGTDGYRAVLLIVIGACAAALAGLAVLLRKTPTLNAAPH from the coding sequence ATGACTCACGACAACGGCAACACCCGACCCGGAACCTTCGACGCCGGCACCCCCGCTCCCGCGGATACCCGCACCCAGCGAGGCCGATGGATCGTCCTCACCGCCGTTTCCCTCGGCCTCCTGCTGGCCACGATTGACACCTCGATCCTCTACATCGCCGTCCCCGTGCTCGAGGACGCTCTGGGGGCGAGCACCAGCGAGTCCCTGTGGATCATCAACATGTACCCGCTGGTCATGACCGGCCTGCTCCTGGGCACCGGCACCCTCGGAGACCGCTACGGCCACAAACGAGTGTTCCTCCTCGGGATCGCCCTGTTCGGGCTGGCCTCGCTCATCGCGGCGTTCTCACCGACACCGGGCATCCTCATCTTCTCCCGCGCCCTGCTCGCCATCGGCGCAGCCCTCATGCTCCCGGCAACCCTGGCGATCATCCGCATCACCTTTGACGACGAACGCGAACGCAACATCGCCATCGCAGTCTGGTCGAGCGTGTCGATCGGTGGAATCGCTTTCGGGCCCCTCGTCGGCGGGCTCCTGCTCGAGTGGTTCTGGTGGGGGTCGGTGTTCCTGATCAACGTGCCGATCGTGATCGTGACGTTCATCCTCACCGCGATCTTCGCCCCGAAAGCCGCCGAAGAATCAGCCGTCCCGTGGGACCTGGTCTCCTCCATCTGGGCGCTCATGGGCCTGACAGGGCTCGTCGCCGCGATCAAGGAAATCGCCTCCACCTCGCCGTCCGCGACGATCACCGGGATCTCGCTGGTCGCCGCCCTGGTCGGCTTCGCGCTGTTCGTGACCCGACAGCGCCGACTGGACACGCCGCTGCTGGACTTCACGATCTTCCGCAACGCCGCCGTGTCCGCCGGTGTCCTCGCCGCCGGGCTAAGCACCTTCGTCTTTGCCGGCATCGGGGCAGTGACCTCGCTCTATTTCCAGGCCACCGCCGGGTACACGCCCCTCCAGGCCGGGCTGCTCGTAGGCTGCATCGCCGTCGGCGCGACGATCACCTCCCTGGCCAGCGGTTCGCTCCTGACCCGCATCGGGCCACGAGCGCTGCTGCTGGTCGCGGCCGTCCTGGCCGGTCTCGGATACGGCCTGGCCACACTCACCCTCAACGCCCACATCACCTGGCTGGGACTGAGCCTGTTCGTCGCCGGCACAGGCATCGGCGTGCTGATCACCGTCGCGTCCTCGACGATCATCACCAACGTCGCCCCCGAACGCGCAGGCATGGCCTCCGCCGTCGAGGAAGTCTCCTACGAATTCGGCAGCCTCCTCTCGGTGACCGTGCTCGGCAGCATCTACACCACCATCACCGCGCTCTCGACATCCGGCACCGACGGTTACCGCGCCGTGCTCCTGATCGTCATCGGAGCGTGCGCCGCCGCCCTGGCTGGACTGGCCGTGCTCCTGCGCAAGACGCCCACGCTGAACGCCGCACCCCACTAA
- the metK gene encoding methionine adenosyltransferase, translating to MTLRLFTSEAVTDGRPDKICDQISDNILDTLITQDAHSRTAVETLVTTGLVHVAREIRTSGYADIAAIARRVINGIGYTSSEMGFDGDPCGVTVSIGEQSPEIGDGVSSSEESRNGTASPLHDQQGAGDHGLMFGYATNETPELMPLAIRTAHRLAERLTTAPKSGQLPFRRPDGKTQVTLGYDRATPRAVDTVVVSTQHHPDMTQDQLRDALDDAVIRPVVEETGLDLSGMKLLVNPSGSFVMGDPKADAGLTGRKIIIDTYGGAARHGGGAFSGKDPSKVDRSAAYAMRWVAKNIVAADLAERAEVQVAYAIGKANPVGLYVEMFGTGTVEDQAIARAVREVFDLRPGAIIRDLELLRPIYAQTAAYGHFGRELPEFTWERTDRADDLRIAVL from the coding sequence ATGACGCTACGACTTTTCACGTCGGAAGCGGTGACCGACGGCCGCCCCGACAAGATTTGCGACCAGATCAGCGACAACATCCTTGACACACTCATCACTCAAGACGCCCACTCCCGCACCGCCGTGGAAACGCTCGTCACTACCGGTTTGGTCCATGTCGCCCGGGAAATCCGCACCAGCGGATACGCCGACATCGCCGCCATCGCCCGCCGCGTCATCAACGGCATCGGCTACACCTCCAGCGAGATGGGTTTCGACGGCGACCCCTGTGGCGTGACCGTGTCGATCGGGGAACAGTCTCCCGAGATCGGCGACGGCGTCAGCAGCTCCGAAGAATCCCGCAACGGCACGGCCTCCCCTCTCCACGACCAGCAGGGTGCAGGAGACCATGGCCTCATGTTCGGCTACGCCACGAACGAGACCCCCGAACTGATGCCTCTAGCGATCCGGACTGCCCACCGATTGGCCGAGCGTCTCACGACAGCGCCAAAGTCAGGCCAGTTGCCGTTCCGGCGACCTGACGGCAAGACCCAGGTCACGCTCGGCTACGACAGGGCTACGCCCCGCGCCGTCGACACCGTCGTCGTCTCCACCCAACATCACCCCGACATGACGCAGGACCAGCTTCGTGACGCTCTCGACGATGCCGTCATCCGCCCCGTCGTCGAGGAGACCGGGCTGGACCTCTCGGGCATGAAATTGCTTGTGAATCCCTCCGGCAGCTTCGTCATGGGTGACCCGAAGGCCGACGCAGGGTTGACCGGACGCAAGATCATCATCGACACCTACGGGGGCGCAGCACGGCACGGCGGCGGCGCCTTCAGCGGGAAGGACCCGTCCAAGGTCGACCGGTCCGCAGCATACGCGATGCGATGGGTGGCGAAGAACATCGTCGCCGCAGACCTCGCCGAACGCGCCGAGGTCCAGGTCGCCTACGCCATCGGCAAAGCCAACCCCGTCGGCCTCTACGTCGAAATGTTCGGGACCGGCACCGTCGAGGACCAGGCGATCGCGCGTGCTGTCCGGGAGGTCTTCGACCTACGCCCCGGAGCCATCATCCGCGATCTTGAGTTGCTGCGCCCGATCTACGCCCAGACCGCCGCCTACGGGCACTTCGGCCGGGAGCTTCCCGAGTTCACCTGGGAGCGCACCGACCGCGCCGACGACCTGCGCATCGCCGTCCTGTAG
- the secG gene encoding preprotein translocase subunit SecG, whose product MVLALEIVLVIASILMSIFVLLHKGKGGGLSSLFGGGVQSNLSGSTIVEKNLDRYTVVIALIWVTCIIGLNVAQSFAL is encoded by the coding sequence ATGGTTCTGGCCCTTGAGATCGTCCTGGTCATCGCGTCGATTCTGATGTCCATCTTTGTCCTCCTGCACAAGGGCAAGGGCGGCGGCCTGTCGAGCCTCTTCGGTGGCGGAGTGCAGTCCAACTTGTCCGGTTCGACGATTGTGGAGAAGAACCTGGACCGCTACACCGTCGTTATCGCACTGATCTGGGTCACCTGCATCATCGGCCTGAACGTCGCGCAGTCCTTCGCCCTGTAG
- the tpiA gene encoding triose-phosphate isomerase has translation MARTPLIAGNWKMNHDHLEAIATAQRLAFAFPKEGYESVDIALLVPFTDLRSVQTLVEGDKLQFTFGAQDVSPHDNGAYTGDISAAMLEKLGCTWVVVGHSERRQHHSEDNELVAAKAKKALAHGINPIVCVGEPVEVRDAGRHVEYVVEQTRDSLAGLDADELSRSVVAYEPVWAIGTGKVASAEDAQEVCHAIRGVIADVAGEEVAAGVRVLYGGSVKTDTIGEIVSQPDIDGGLVGGASLDGQEFARLAAAAANVVR, from the coding sequence ATGGCACGCACGCCGCTGATCGCGGGCAATTGGAAGATGAACCACGACCACCTGGAGGCCATCGCCACGGCACAGCGCCTCGCCTTCGCCTTCCCGAAGGAGGGATACGAAAGCGTCGATATCGCCCTGCTCGTGCCGTTCACGGACCTGCGATCGGTGCAGACTCTCGTCGAGGGCGACAAGCTGCAGTTCACCTTCGGTGCCCAGGATGTCTCGCCACACGACAACGGCGCCTACACCGGAGACATCTCCGCCGCGATGCTGGAGAAGCTGGGCTGCACCTGGGTGGTCGTCGGCCATTCGGAGCGGCGCCAGCACCACTCCGAGGACAACGAGCTCGTCGCCGCGAAGGCGAAGAAGGCTCTGGCCCACGGTATCAACCCCATCGTCTGTGTCGGTGAGCCCGTGGAGGTGCGCGACGCGGGCCGACACGTCGAGTACGTCGTGGAGCAGACCCGTGACTCGCTCGCGGGCCTCGACGCCGACGAGTTGTCGCGCAGTGTCGTCGCCTACGAACCCGTCTGGGCGATCGGCACCGGAAAGGTGGCCTCCGCCGAGGACGCGCAGGAAGTGTGCCACGCCATCCGCGGCGTTATCGCCGATGTGGCGGGAGAGGAGGTCGCGGCCGGCGTTCGTGTGCTCTACGGCGGATCGGTGAAGACCGACACGATCGGCGAGATCGTGTCGCAGCCCGACATCGACGGCGGCCTGGTCGGCGGCGCCTCCCTCGATGGCCAGGAGTTTGCCCGGTTGGCCGCGGCAGCGGCGAACGTGGTGCGCTAA
- a CDS encoding phosphoglycerate kinase, whose amino-acid sequence MALKTLQHLLDEGVDGRHILVRSDFNVPLDEEGTITDAGRIDASLPTLKALLDAGAKVIVMAHLGRPKGEVKPEFSLRPVAEALSDRLGQFVALAGDVSGEDAHERANGLTEGEILLLENVRFDARETSKDDAERAEFARELAALAADDGAFVSDGFGVVHRKQASVYDVAQQLPAYAGFLVEKEVEALGSVKDEPAHPYVVVLGGSKVSDKLGVIEALAEKADKVIIGGGMCYTFLAARGHNVQNSLLQEDMVDTCSGLMERYGDKLVLPVDVAAAPEFDKNAEKKVVGLDDIPEGWMALDIGPETAKLYAEAIADSRTVFWNGPMGVFEFPAFADGTKAVAEAMIAATRDNDSFTVVGGGDSAASVRILGLDEDGFSHISTGGGASLELIEGKELPGISVVSN is encoded by the coding sequence ATGGCCCTGAAGACCCTCCAGCACCTTCTCGACGAAGGCGTTGACGGCCGCCACATTCTGGTGCGTTCGGACTTCAACGTCCCCCTCGACGAGGAGGGCACCATCACCGACGCGGGGCGCATCGACGCCTCGCTGCCGACGCTGAAGGCCCTTCTCGACGCAGGCGCCAAGGTCATCGTCATGGCCCACCTTGGCAGGCCGAAGGGCGAGGTAAAGCCCGAGTTCTCCCTGCGGCCGGTGGCCGAGGCACTCTCCGATCGCCTCGGCCAGTTCGTCGCCCTCGCCGGCGACGTTAGCGGCGAGGACGCCCACGAACGCGCCAACGGCCTGACGGAGGGGGAGATCCTCCTGCTCGAGAACGTGCGTTTCGACGCCCGCGAGACCTCCAAGGACGACGCCGAGCGCGCCGAGTTCGCCCGCGAGCTCGCCGCCCTCGCTGCCGACGACGGCGCCTTCGTCTCCGACGGCTTCGGCGTGGTCCACCGCAAGCAGGCCTCCGTCTACGACGTCGCGCAGCAACTGCCCGCCTACGCCGGCTTCCTCGTGGAGAAGGAGGTGGAGGCCCTCGGCAGCGTCAAGGACGAACCCGCGCACCCCTACGTCGTGGTGCTTGGCGGCTCGAAGGTCTCTGACAAACTCGGCGTCATCGAGGCGCTGGCGGAGAAGGCGGACAAGGTCATCATCGGTGGCGGGATGTGCTACACCTTCCTCGCGGCGCGCGGCCACAATGTACAGAACTCCCTGCTCCAGGAGGACATGGTGGATACGTGCTCGGGCCTCATGGAGCGCTACGGCGATAAGCTCGTGCTCCCGGTGGACGTGGCCGCGGCGCCGGAGTTCGACAAAAACGCCGAGAAGAAGGTGGTTGGGCTCGACGACATTCCTGAGGGGTGGATGGCTCTGGATATTGGCCCGGAGACCGCGAAGCTCTACGCCGAGGCAATCGCCGACTCCCGCACGGTTTTCTGGAACGGCCCGATGGGCGTATTTGAGTTCCCCGCCTTCGCGGACGGAACGAAGGCTGTCGCCGAGGCGATGATCGCCGCGACGCGTGACAACGACTCGTTTACCGTTGTCGGGGGCGGCGATTCAGCCGCGTCGGTGCGCATTCTCGGCCTTGACGAAGACGGCTTCAGCCACATCTCGACCGGCGGCGGTGCTTCCCTCGAACTCATCGAGGGTAAGGAACTGCCGGGTATCTCCGTCGTGAGCAACTAG
- the gap gene encoding type I glyceraldehyde-3-phosphate dehydrogenase, translated as MTTRIGINGFGRIGRASLRVILSEYAGELEVVKINDLTDIETLAHLTKYDTAYGPLGREVEHDESSITIDGTRIAVSSETDPANLAWGEAGVDIVLECTGKFRSGPDAKAHLDAGAKKVIISAPGKDIDGTYVWGVNDDAYTGEETVISAASCTTNSLAPVAKVIDDNFGIRDGLMTTIHAYTGDQRLQDAPHKDLRRARAAAQNIVPTTTGAAKAVGLVLPKLQGKLDGFAMRVPTITGSATDLTVLLEKSTSAEEVNAALKQAAADPKFGQALRYTEDPIVSSDIIGASAGAIFDAGMTKVIDGTLLKVVSWYDNEWSYTSQYIRMAKVVADKLN; from the coding sequence TACTCGCATCGGCATCAATGGCTTCGGACGAATCGGGCGCGCCAGCCTGCGCGTCATTCTCAGTGAATACGCAGGCGAGCTCGAAGTGGTAAAGATCAACGACCTGACGGACATCGAGACACTTGCCCACCTGACCAAGTACGACACGGCCTACGGCCCGCTCGGCCGCGAGGTGGAGCACGACGAAAGCTCGATCACCATCGACGGCACTCGCATCGCGGTCTCCTCCGAGACGGACCCCGCCAACCTCGCCTGGGGCGAAGCCGGGGTGGACATCGTCCTCGAGTGCACCGGCAAGTTCCGCAGCGGCCCCGACGCGAAGGCGCACCTGGACGCGGGCGCAAAGAAAGTCATCATCTCCGCGCCCGGCAAGGATATCGACGGCACCTACGTCTGGGGCGTCAACGACGATGCGTACACCGGCGAGGAGACAGTCATCTCCGCCGCCTCCTGCACGACCAACTCGCTGGCCCCGGTGGCGAAGGTCATCGACGACAACTTCGGTATCCGCGACGGCCTGATGACCACAATCCACGCCTACACCGGCGATCAGCGCCTCCAGGACGCGCCCCACAAGGACCTGCGTCGGGCCCGCGCCGCAGCGCAGAACATCGTCCCCACCACCACCGGTGCGGCGAAGGCCGTCGGTCTCGTGCTGCCGAAGCTGCAGGGCAAGCTGGACGGATTCGCCATGCGCGTGCCCACCATTACGGGCTCGGCCACCGACCTGACGGTGCTGCTGGAAAAGTCGACGTCCGCCGAGGAAGTTAACGCCGCGCTCAAGCAGGCGGCGGCAGACCCGAAGTTCGGCCAGGCGCTGCGCTACACCGAGGACCCGATCGTCTCCTCCGACATCATCGGCGCCTCCGCAGGCGCGATTTTCGACGCCGGAATGACCAAGGTCATTGACGGTACCCTGCTCAAGGTCGTCTCCTGGTACGACAACGAGTGGAGCTACACCTCCCAGTACATCCGCATGGCCAAGGTCGTCGCGGACAAGCTGAACTGA